In the Theobroma cacao cultivar B97-61/B2 chromosome 1, Criollo_cocoa_genome_V2, whole genome shotgun sequence genome, one interval contains:
- the LOC18614577 gene encoding putative disease resistance RPP13-like protein 1, with product MCIYRVYFILFIRVFIQSLIQNPKPLEPQIWSSTGKSFQGSIIFLAFFSDLDCRHKSIDAAINHYGIISKLRYSPREKVHKHLKKWEKVLLNIKAVLEDAEQKQYRDRSVKLWLAELRDLAYDVDDLLDEFATEALTKKLNAASPNPSMVRKLVYSLNTKFSPSAVKFDVKMGSKIKEITARFQEIIDQKECLELRERGAGGSTSDRVVRRLPSTSLVNESSVFGREKDKNTILELLLKNEESGVGVISIVGMGGIGKTTLAQLVYNDVSVEGFFDLKAWVSVSEEFDVVRVTKTILQSVSFEFCDLNDLNLLQVKLSQLLKRKRFLIVLDDIWNEKYEDLMILFSPFQGGYTGSKVIVTTRSQTVASMVGTVPAYHLNEMSFASCLSLLTQHALGRTNFDDHPNLKVVGEEIVKRCKGLPLAAKTLGGLLRRKADYHEWESILNSKLWDLPEEKIDILPALWLSYQHLPSHLKECFAFCAIFPKDYEFDKDELVQLWIGEGFISQTKGMKQIEDLGAEYFRDLLSRSFFQQSSSDESFYVMHDLINDLAQSVAAEVCIHLEDKMEVGQHKFFERVRHSSYIRHKYDVRKRFDLFYTMRRLRTFLALPLSMSDLGADSYLSTTVLQELLPNLKRLRVLTLSGYCISELPDSIGYLKHLRYLNLSHTKIKCLPHSVSALYNLQTLNLSGCKKLIELPRGIENLVNLLYLDIVDTDDLKAMPLKIGNLVNLKKLPKFIVGKGNGPRIGELGSLSKLQGLLFIFELQNVTDIQDAGLANLKEKHGLDELVLKWSNNSNDSSIREDQMSVLEMLEPHRNLKNLKISCYSGAEFPSWIGDPSFDNMVYLSLCDCQNISSLPSLGSLPFLKELHIEGMSGVKRVGPEFLRANSFSDKLFPSLKILRFGNMLEWEEWSLPTLFEVAKGEFPCLHELRVWKCPRLVRDIPSHLTSLVKLHIFECPRLEGSLVSLPSLRELHLEQCDYLFLTRVVDLTSLTTLKIERISNLSCLHKNFINCLVLLEILEIEDCVELVSLWQKGVNLEKLSCLKRLVIVSCPQLVQLTDGEQELPCNLEYMEIDDCVNLEKLPNDLHRLRSLKDLKIKWCPKLLSFPNTGLPSKIKSLAICGCTNLGSVPKGLMHDGNSSIHKGNLECLEIVECPSLRSFPEGELSGALKKLEIWDCMELESLSERLLQKNSLLEFIVIGNCNLQAFPECRYWFEYLTGLHVIGCPSLVCFPESGLPIPNFRRFYIYNCEKLQSLPNNLHNLTSLQYLTVFGCPSLTSFPDGGFPPNLLSLTIRNCRKITLSFPKWGLYKLTSLKDLNVGDCNLNVTSFPEDSTLPLTLVHLRIHHLEHLKFLSKRLQDLTSLEALDVWDCPQLQSLPKDGLPVMLGVLDIRNCPLLEKHYFKERGVCWPIVSHIPCVKIDYVEIH from the coding sequence AGAGAAGGTGCATAAGCACCTCAAAAAGTGGGAGAAAGTCCTGCTGAACATCAAGGCGGTGCTGGAAGATGCAGAACAAAAGCAATATCGGGATCGGTCGGTTAAACTCTGGCTAGCTGAGCTTCGAGACTTGGCTTACGATGTGGATGATTTGCTCGACGAGTTTGCTACCGAAGCtttgacaaaaaaattgaatgctGCCAGTCCAAATCCCAGCATGGTACGCAAACTTGTTTACTCCCTTAATACTAAATTTAGTCCATCCGCTGTTAAATTTGATGTGAAAATGGGGTCCAAGATCAAGGAGATAACTGCAagatttcaagaaatcattgATCAGAAAGAGTGCCTTGAATTGAGGGAAAGAGGGGCTGGGGGGTCTACAAGTGATAGAGTGGTGAGAAGATTGCCAAGTACTAGTTTGGTTAATGAATCTTCTGTTTTTGGCAGggaaaaggataaaaatacAATTCTTGAACTGTTGCTGAAGAATGAAGAGTCAGGGGTTGGTGTGATTTCTATAGTTGGAATGGGAGGGATAGGAAAGACAACACTTGCTCAGCTCGTTTATAACGATGTGTCTGTTGAGGGCTTCTTTGATTTGAAAGCTTGGGTTTCTGTTTCTGAGGAATTTGATGTTGTTAGGGTGACAAAAACTATCTTACAATCGGTGAGTTTTGAGTTTTGCGATTtgaatgatttgaatttgCTGCAAGTGAAATTAAGCCAATTGTTGAAGCGGAAGAGATTCTTGATAGTTCTAGATGATATTTGGAATGAGAAGTATGAGGACTTGATGATCCTGTTCAGTCCTTTCCAAGGAGGTTATACCGGGAGTAAAGTCATTGTTACGACCCGTAGTCAAACTGTTGCTTCAATGGTGGGAACCGTTCCTGCTTAccatttgaatgaaatgtCATTTGCTAGTTGTTTGTCTTTGCTCACACAACATGCTTTGGGTAGAACAAACTTTGATGATCATCCAAATCTGAAAGTAGTTGGCGAGGAAATAGTGAAAAGGTGTAAGGGCTTGCCATTGGCTGCAAAAACTCTGGGAGGTTTATTGCGCAGAAAAGCAGATTATCATGAATGGGAAAGTATATTGAATAGCAAGCTGTGGGATTTACCTGAAGAGAAGATTGACATTCTTCCGGCCCTTTGGTTGAGCTACCAACATCTCCCGTCCCATTTGAAGGAATGTTTTGCCTTTTGTGCAATATTTCCCAAGGACTATGAATTTGACAAGGATGAGTTAGTCCAGTTATGGATTGGAGAAGGTTTTATCAGTCAAACCAAAGGAATGAAGCAAATTGAAGATTTAGGTGCTGAGTATTTTCGGGATTTATTATCAAGGTCATTTTTTCAACAATCAAGTAGTGATGAGTCATTTTATGTGATGCATGATCTCATTAATGATTTGGCTCAATCTGTTGCGGCTGAAGTTTGCATCCATTTGGAGGACAAGATGGAGGTTGGGCAgcataaattttttgaaagagtTCGCCACTCTTCCTACATTCGTCATAAGTATGATGTCCGTAAAAGATTTGACTTATTCTATACAATGAGACGCTTACGAACTTTCCTAGCATTACCTCTCTCAATGTCAGATTTGGGTGCAGATAGCTACTTAAGTACTACGGTTTTACAGGAGTTGCTGCCAAACCTTAAACGCTTAAGAGTACTAACTTTGAGTGGTTACTGCATAAGTGAGCTACCAGATTCTATTGGCTATTTGAAACACTTACGGTATCTTAATTTGTCGCACACGAAAATTAAATGCTTACCTCATTCAGTAAGTGCACTCTACAATTTACAAACATTAAACTTGAGTGGATGTAAAAAACTTATTGAATTGCCTCGTGGAATAGAGAATCTGGTTAACCTTCTTTATCTTGATATTGTTGATACAGATGATTTGAAGGCTATGCCTTTGAAAATTGGTAATTTGGTCAATCTCAAGAAATTGCCAAAATTTATCGTGGGGAAAGGCAATGGACCTAGGATAGGAGAGCTCGGAAGCTTGTCCAAACTTCAAGGGCTGCTTTTTATCTTTGAGTTGCAAAATGTGACAGATATTCAAGATGCAGGACTTGCCAATTTAAAGGAGAAGCATGGCCTTGATGAGTTAGTTCTGAAGTGGAGCAATAATTCTAATGATTCAAGTATTAGAGAAGATCAAATGAGTGTTCTTGAGATGCTAGAACCCCATCGAAATTTGaaaaacctcaaaatttcatgttATAGTGGGGCAGAATTCCCATCTTGGATAGGAGACCCCTCATTTGATAACATGGTCTACCTGAGTCTCTGTGATTGTCAAAATATCAGTTCATTGCCTTCACTTGGGAGCTTACCCTTTCTAAAGGAATTGCACATAGAGGGCATGAGTGGAGTGAAGCGTGTAGGTCCTGAATTTTTAAGGGCTAATTCTTTTTCTGATAAGCTTTTCCCATCCTTAAAGATTCTAAGGTTTGGGAATATGTTGGAGTGGGAGGAATGGTCTTTACCTACACTGTTTGAAGTAGCAAAAGGAGAGTTCCCTTGTCTCCATGAGCTCAGGGTCTGGAAATGTCCCAGGTTGGTCAGAGATATACCCAGCCATCTTACATCGCTTGTAAAGCTCCATATTTTTGAATGTCCACGGCTTGAAGGTTCACTTGTAAGCCTCCCATCTCTTCGTGAATTGCATTTAGAGCAATGTGATTATTTGTTTCTGACAAGAGTTGTTGACCTTACCTCCCTCACTACCTTGAAGATTGAGAGAATTTCAAATCTTTCTTGTTTGcacaaaaatttcatcaactGCTTGGTATTGCTTGaaattcttgaaattgaaGACTGTGTTGAACTTGTATCTTTGTGGCAAAAGGGGGTCAATTTAGAAAAACTTTCTTGTTTGAAGCGTTTAGTAATTGTGAGCTGTCCTCAGCTGGTACAGTTGACAGATGGAGAGCAGGAGCTGCCGTGCAACTTAGAATATATGGAGATAGACGATTGTGTTAACCTGGAGAAGCTGCCAAATGACCTACATAGGCTCAGATCATTAAAAGATTTGAAAATCAAGTGGTGCCCAAAATTGTTGTCTTTTCCAAATACTGGTTTGCCTTCTAAAATTAAAAGCCTTGCTATATGTGGATGTACAAATCTGGGGTCCGTACCCAAGGGGCTGATGCATGATGGTAACAGCAGCATCCATAAAGGTAATCTTGAATGCTTGGAGATTGTTGAATGTCCATCTCTCAGATCTTTTCCAGAAGGTGAGTTATCAGGTGCCCTTAAGAAACTTGAGATTTGGGATTGCATGGAGTTGGAGTCGCTTTCAGAGAGATTGCTACAGAAAAACAGTTTACTTGAGTTCATTGTTATCGGAAACTGCAATCTACAAGCCTTCCCTGAATGCCGGTACTGGTTCGAATATCTCACTGGGTTGCATGTAATTGGATGCCCTTCTTTAGTGTGTTTTCCAGAAAGTGGCTTGCCTATTCCTAATTTTAGAAGGTTTTATATATACAATTGTGAGAAACTCCAGTCCCTACCCAACAATTTACATAACCTCACATCTCTCCAGTATCTGACAGTATTTGGTTGTCCAAGCCTAACATCCTTTCCAGATGGTGGTTTTCCACCAAACCTGCTGTCACTTACTATCAGGAATTGCAGAAAAATCACATTGTCCTTTCCAAAGTGGGGCCTGTACAAACTTACATCTCTTAAAGACTTAAATGTTGGTGATTGTAATTTAAACGTGACATCTTTTCCAGAAGATTCTACACTTCCTTTGACTCTTGTCCACCTACGAATCCATCATCTGGAACATCTGAAATTTCTATCTAAGAGGCTCCAAGATCTCACTTCTCTTGAAGCACTGGATGTTTGGGATTGCCCTCAGCTTCAATCTTTGCCAAAAGATGGCCTGCCTGTTATGCTCGGGGTACTTGACATCAGAAATTGTCCCCTTCTAGAAAAGCACTATTTCAAAGAGAGAGGTGTATGTTGGCCAATCGTTTCTCACATTCCTTGCGTGAAGATAGATTATGTTGAAATCCACTGA
- the LOC108662279 gene encoding uncharacterized protein LOC108662279, which produces MISQPIQIINHNPRGKHLTDSDSQNLRRLNNLMGFQQQVWRIKIKDHCWIHHYERRTMVTTMTVPLPNMIGQRRFSASRLNPHDRIWHSTARSNCGKLRSSTLMAGYGHMMRQIDVSLHRSHFRLSAHGEEER; this is translated from the exons ATGATATCTCAACCAATTCAAATTATCAACCACAATCCGAGAGGGAAGCATTTGACAGATTCAGATAGTCAAAACTTGAGAAGATTAAACAACCTTAT GGGATTTCAACAGCAAGTTTggagaataaaaattaaagatcaTTGCTGGATTCATCATTATGAG CGACGGACTATGGTGACGACGATGACGGTTCCACTACCGAATATGATCGGACAACGTCGATTTAGTGCTTCTCGACTAAATCCCCACGATCGGATCTGGCACTCCACAGCCAGATCCAATTGCGGGAAACTCCGATCTAGCACCTTAATGGCTGGATATGGCCATATGATGCGCCAGATCGACGTTTCATTACATCGGTCACATTTTCGATTGTCGGCccatggagaagaagaaaggtaa